The genome window GACTTCGTGCTGCGGGGGGCCGACGTGCGTTATCCCCCTATCCCTATGCTCCCCCTTGCCTCCACCCCGGTAGAGGGAGGGGAAGCAGTTGGAATCAGTTCTGTATGTATCTTCTTAATTGGATCAACGTCACTTAGTAGAGTGTTATGAAATAATAAGGACAAAAAAATGCTTAAACGGCTATGGCAGGGGTCATGAAATTTTAGTTGAATCTGTGCACTCAAATATTTCCAGTTTAAAGCACATACAAAAGGGCCACTTGCTAATGCAAGCGGCCCTTTTGTATGTGCTTTATTGTAAGGCTCTTATTCTCTTGGTCCGGATACCACCTCTATCATTGAGTTAATAGATAAGTACTCTTGGGCCAAAGTCAATAAGCTACTTGATTGGACGTCTTGAATTCTTTCGACAAACTCGCTATAGTAAGCAGTTGGAAGATCATGGAAAACAAGGTTCATATACTTATCACATTGTTCGAACACTGTGCTGAGCTCATTGGCAAACTTACCGGCCATGTAGTTCTTGACGGTTTGCAGTTCGTCATCTGGAATACGCTCAGTTTGCAGGCGGCTCAGTTCAAAGTGAATTTCTTTGATGGCGGCTTCCGTGTTAGTAGTATTGACATCTGAGCCGATAACAAAGCTGGAAGCATGTTCGCGCGGATTCACACTTGCGTAGATGCCATAAGTCAGACCTTTGTCTTCACGGATATTTCGCATCAGGCGTGATCCAAAGTAGCCTCCTAGCACTTTTACTAATACTTGCAATTCGTGCGTCTGCGAGTGGCTTAGCGCGGGCCAAAGCTTCCCTATGCGCAATGAGGACTGTAGGCTGCCTTTCAGTAACACATAGTCTTGGGCTAGCGTGCTTGCTGCTAGTACTACAGCAGGTAGGGTGGGCTTTACTTCTGACGAGAGCACCACTGTTCCCAGCAATTCACCAATTAATTTTTGGTCTGCATCTGCAACATCACCGCACAGGAATATTTCGCTCCGTGACAGCTGATACCGTTGCTGATGGAACGTCCGAAGTTGAGTAGCAGTAACTAGACGGAAGAGATTCTCATTGAATTTAACGCCGTAGGGATACGTAGGGCCAAACAAGTTATGCGAAAACTGCTCAGCGGCTAGGTAACTGGATTTTTGACGTTCAACCCGCACGTTCTGGATTGTGCGAGTCTTTAGCTGTTCAAGCTCTGGGTCCGGGAACGTGGCTTCCGTTAGTACATCCAGTACTAGGGGAAGTAGCTTCGGCAGGTGACGAGTTAGGCAGTATAAGGTGAGTGTAGCCCGATCAAACCCTTGCTCACATTCTAGGGAGGCTCCGTAGAACGCTATTTCATCGGCAATTTGGCGGGCTGTGCGCGTGCGGGTGCCTTCGAGCAGCATGCGCGCCGTGAGCAGCGAAATACCGGGAGCTGGTTCATACCATTTGCCGGCTTTGAATACTACCTGAAGACGGACTACGGGCTGGGCATCATTGCGCAGTACATGCAGACGGGCTCCGTTAAGGAGCGAAAACACGTCAGCCGCGGGCAGCGTTACGCGGGCCAGCGGCTGAACGGGAGGAGCGACTTTGCGGTCGAGCATCAAAAGGAAGAAGTTAGTTGGACGTGTCGCCGGAGCTGCCGAAGGCTTCGCTCAGTTCATTGAAGTTAAAGTGCAACGACACGCGTAATGTTTGGGCTAAAGGATTAGCTCTGGAATTGGGTACCAGGTAGGCGCCATCAACCCCAAATACTTGGTAGCGGACGCCAGCTCCGAGGCTCAGATACTGACGGCCCCCGCTATTAGGGTTCTCGTAGAAATAGCCTACCCGGGCCATCAGCAAATCATTATACGTGTACTCAAGGCCGCCAGAAAGGTTTATCTCGCGCAGTTCTCCTTTAAAACCGTCGGGAGAGTCGCTGAAGGAGCTTGTAATACCGCGGACAATACCATAGTTAGCCCGCTCCACATTTTCTGCTATGATACGTGGGTCAGTCGAAGGTACCTCATCTTCAAAATAAGGGCTGGGTACTAGCAACTTGTTGACGTCGAATGCCAGCGTAATCTTATTATAAGCGTCCAGCTCTTTCGTGATGGCAGTACCTAGCTTCAGGTTGGTTGGTAGAAAGTCAGGACGATTGGGGTCGGTGTAGGTGATTTTATTGCCAATGTTAGAAACCGCGCCACCAAAAGCCAAGCTATACTCCCCGGCGCCAATGGTAAGGTCTGTATTGTAATAAGCGCCAAGATCCACGGCAACCGCATTACCAGGGTTGCTGTCAATATTGCCTCCCGTAAGGTTAGAGCGGATATAGCGGGCGTTGATGCCTACTCCAAACTTTTCGCTGAGCTTCTGCCCATAGCCCACACTCACGGCATATTCCTTGGGGTTAAAGGTGCCGTTGGCTGCTCCCGTTGAAGTCCGGTACTGGATTTCTCCCAGATCGAAATACATCAGGTTGGCGGCAAGCGTAGCCCGTTCGCCTATTTTTGTCGTTCCGCTCAAGTAAGCCAAGCCCATGTCATTGGCCACGCCGGCTAGCCAAGGAGTATACGAGGTAGAAACACTGTGCTGGTAGCGCACGAAGCCCAATTTGCCTGGGTTATAATACGCTGAGTTGGCATCTGGGCTGATAGCAGCACCAACTTCTCCCATGGCTCCTGAGCGCGAATCTGGGCTAACCGTCAGGATGGGAACAGCGGTAGTAATTGGAATAACCCGGTCCTGGGCTTGGGCGGTAGCAGCCAGGCCTAGCAGACCCGGCAACAGCATGGAGCGCAAGGTCAGTTTCGTCAGTGTCATAGGGGAACGAAGAAAAAATAGAGGCGGAAGGTAGGCGAAATGCGCAAGCTTTTGCTTCTAGTTAAGCAAAACTAGCTTTTCAAATTTGGAAGCTGTAGAACCGTCACGTGGCGAGCGGACGCTAACGCGGTATACGTAAACACCGCGCGCCAACTGATCTTGGTACTCGTCGCGGCCATCCCAACTGATGGAAGCCACGTGGGGGCCACTGCTAAGTGCCGAGGCCTGCAGCGTGCGAACCAGTTTGCCGGATACCGTGAAGATCTGCACTTGTACTTCTAATTCTTCGCCTTGACGATTATGATCGAAGTGGAAAGTGGTCGCGCTGGCAAAGGGATTCGGATAATTAAGAACGTGTTGCAGGGCTAGCTTTTCGGTGGGCGCCGCAATAAACTCAATAGCACGCTCGGCCGAGTTGTTCCAGGTATCCCAAGCCTTCACGCGCAGCTCATGGGGGCCTGGACTGAGGTCTTTGAACAGGTATTTTACTTGGCCAGCCTGGAAGCTGTCTACTTTGGCCGTGTAGAACTCGTTGAGGATGGTAACCTTCGAAGGGTCGCCGTCGAGGGTAGCGGTGAGGTCGTGGCCGATACCGGTGCCTGCAGTATTAATGCCGCTGGCGTCGCGCAGGTTGCCAATCAACGTGGTGGTAGTCCCCGTGAGGCCCCCAAACACGAAGCTGGTTTCGTTGTCCATAAACAGCTGGATACGCGGCGGAATAGTGTCGCGGTAAGCCAGCTGAGCCGCGTCGCCCACGGGAATGAAGCGCTGACCGTGGGCGTCAGTGCGGGCCGTGGGGTCGGCCGCATACAGGCTGATCTTGCCCAGCCCTACTTGGTAATTGATGTCTTTGGGCACCACAAACTGCAGCTTAAACTGACCGTTGCTGACCGTAGCAGGACCATCGTAGAGCACGTTCTCCCGCACGGCTATCGGCGTCGGTTTATCGCCTGCTTCATTGCCGAGGGTCATGACCGTGGACTTCTTCTCAAATATCTGTACCTGAGCAGTACCCGCAAAACGGGCGTTGCGTTGCCCCGCGCGCCGGATTTCGCCCTTGATTTCTACCTGCCGCAGTGCCTTTAGGGTATCAAGCTGAGCCAGGGATGCTGATTTGCCATTTACCTCTGTCACCACAGCTTCTTGCTCGGGGTAGGCCAACCGCATGGAAGGGTCACCGAGCAGGGCATAATTACGGTTATTGTCGCCGGATACAGCTGCGTTTTTGGTAGCCTGGCAGATGTCGCCAATACGGGGCATATTGCCGTTGGCGAGCGGCGTGAACAGGTCGCGGAAGAATTCTACAGCCATGTTCTGGTTCCGGTCAGCATACACAACCCGAGTAGTAGTAAACAAGCCAATAGCGCCGCCTGCAATGTCGGTCAGGGACTGTTCGCCGGCCGAGGTAAACTCGGGGTTGTCGTAGGTGCTGAAGTCGCAGGTGCCCGTGAATAAGAAGGACAAACGGTTGCTGTTCCGCAGCCGCAACACCGAAGAATTCGTCAGAATCTGCTCCTCAGCCCAGCCTTTAGGGCCACCGTGCCCGATGTAGTTAATCAGTAGCGAACCTTGCTCAAATGCCTCATCAATGGACTGCTCAGCGGCTGGGGAGCGTTGACCCGCTGCCACAATTACCTGAGGGTACATGTCGAGGTAGTGTTTATACACGTTGTAGCCCTGGGCAGTAGCAAGCGTATCGAGTGGGTTCGTAAGCTGCTCAGTATAAGTAGTAAACAAGTTATTGTCCCCGTCATCGGCCACGAAGGAAAGGCGGTTACGCCACTTTCCGTAGCTGACCGGCGAGTCGTAAGCAAGCAGTTTGTCAACGACGAGCCGCGCCTGGTCGGTAGTTCGTACGGGTAGGCGGCCTACGCCAATATCGAGCAATTCGTTGTTGGAGTTGGGAGCCCAGCTGCCTTCGGTATCGTCGAGCAGGCCGTAATAGTCATCGGAGGAGTACGTAATGCCCTGGCTGCCCGGCCGCGCGCCCATGATCTGGTCGAAGCTTTCTACCGATTCGTACACCGGCACAAAGTTTTGGTTGATTTTGTCGGCGTTGGCCGGGAGCCGATTTTTCCACCACGTAGGCAATTGATCGGCTTGGTTGGTAGGATCGGCCTTGTAGTCGTAGGAAGCGTCGCCGAACAGTAGCAGGTACTGGCGTTTGCCGGCCGGGGCCCGGTCGTACACCATTTTCATAAAGTCCCGGATGGCCGTAACATCCTGCCCACCGGAGCCAAACTCATTGTACACCTGATTGGTCGTGACTACTTGGGTGGTTAGGCCATCGTGCGCGGCGCGGTGAGCTGCTAAGCGGTTGGCCTGCGCTAGGAAAGCCGGGTGGGTCAGAACAACCAGCTCCAGCTTGCTGTCCAGGTTCAGCGCGTGCAGATTCTGGTTAGCAACCCGGCCAAAGTTGCGGGGGGCCGGAAAGTTGCTGCCGCTGAAGGCCACAAACTCCCGGACAGTATCAGTGCGAGCCAGAAAACTGCCGCTAGGAGCCACTACCTCGGCCGGCCGGCGCGGGTTGCTGACATCCCAGATGGTAACGCCAGTAGCATTGGCTAGCTCGTATTGGCTAATGGCGCCGGGGGCAATGTTTTCGAGGGAGCGAAACTCCAGCTGGCTGCCTGCGAACCGGAGCTGGCGGCGGGCATTAAGTTCTAGGTAGTCCAGGTAGCCCCTAGCGGCTGGGTCATTGCTGCCGTTGTACGTGAGGTCTACCTTAATGGCGGCCGGCACCGAAGCAGGCACCACGTAGCTTAGCGTAGTGAGGTTGGTGTTGGCTACCTCGGGGTAGCATCCTAAGCCGCCGGTGCAATAGTAGCCCGGCACTACTTGGGTAGTGGCGGACTGTCCGTTGAGGCTGCTTTGAAAAAAGGTAGCCGCCGCCGATGAGGCCGCCACCGATGCCGTTACCTGCACCGTAGTACCGGCTACCAGATCGGGTACGGTAAAGGAAAACGATTTTTGGTCGGAAGTTGAGAATTGCTCCCCCAGCCACACTCGCCCCGATTTAGCTAAGTTCACCAATTCCAGTTCGTAAAACTGCCGCTCCGTGAACGTGGTGATACGGGCCGTGGCGCTACCCGTAACTGCGGGAGCCGCGGCAACGCGCCGGCCGGCAGTATTACCCACCGTCAGGAAGTAATAGGCCGTATCGGTGTAGGGGTTTAGGTGGTGCTGAAAGCGCGCCGCGCCGCCGGCCCGCGTCCAGGTGTGGGGGCCGCGGGCATAGAACAGAAAGTACTCATTGTCGTCGAGGGTAGCGTTGGCGTCGCCTACGAAACGAATGGGGTTTTCGGCCAGGTCATCGGGCCGGAAGGTTTGGCTGGCCTGGGGCAAGGTGCCCATGGCGTTGCCATACAGGCGCAGGCGGGCCGGATCCAGGGCCTGCACGTTGAGCCCCAGGCTAGCCAGAGCCTTCTTATCAAGCTTATAGATGCCGCTACCCGGAACTCCGATCTTAAACCAGTCGCCCTGACTTAAAACGGAAGAACGGGCGTAGGTGCGGGTGCCGGCGGCCGGCCGTTGGGCGTTTGCGTTCCGAGAATAAGCGTAAGTGAAGGAAACGAGCTTTTCGGCCTGGCCAGTTTGGGGGTTGCGGCGCAGGGGCTGCAGGGCCAATAGCGTCACGGGCTGGCGTTGCTCTAAGCCGGTTACCAGCCCAGTGGTTGGGGTAGTAGGCAGCGCCGCTAGGTCCAGCTGGCGCGCATCGGCGGCCGGTACGGGCTCATAAACGGTTTCGCGCAGGTTGCCCTCGGTTACGGTGCCAGGTAGCCGGAGCTGATAAGTGCCGACCTGCTCGTTCAGGCGGAAAAAAGCGCCCCGAAACGAAGGGACCCGCCGCTGCTGACCCCGGATGACCACTGGTTCCGTGCCCGTCCAGGCAATACGGGCCCGCACAACTTGCTCCGTTGCCTGGGCCCGGGCCGGTGGGCCGCCCATGCTTATCCCTAGTAAAAGCAACAACCAGCAAGTAAAAAACCGCATAGACAAGGCGCAGAAATCAGGACAATATAAAAGCCGCAGCTTTGGGCAGGCAACAGGATAGACAGTAACTCAGTTCAGCGCGCAGTAGGTAACTGCCGAGCCTACGAATTATTGCGGCCTGAGACCAGAAAATTACGCTTTCATGAACGCAGTAGCGCGGGCACTCGGATTGGCAAACATTCCTGGCTCAAGCAACTGAAGAGTTGGATGCTAGCCTCCTCTCAGGTAGCCTCAAGCTGTTTTGGCCCGTGTGAGCAAGGATAACAGCACGTACAGCAAAATAATGAGCGGAATAGCGGCGGCACCTAGCACCAGTAGCAACCCCACGCTCAGCAGCAAAAAGATAAAGCGGACCTGATTATCCTGCCAGCGGAAAGACTTGAACTTCAAGGCAAACAACGGTAGCTCCGCTACTAGCAAGCCCGACAAAATCACCGTCAGCGCGAGTAGGAGCCAGGGATTCAGGATAAGCTTGGTTATCCCTAAGTCGTCGTGGGCCATGATGAGGGGCAGGGAAGCTACTACCAGGGTGCAGGCGGGAGTAGGCAGGCCGATAAAGGAGTCGGACTGGCGCGTATCGTTATTAAACTTAGCCAGCCGCAGGGCCGAGAATACCGTGACCAGAAAGCCTACGTAAGGTAACCAGGTGGGCAGATCGGCCCCGGCCTGGCGCAGCAAATCAAACAGGAAAGCACCCGGCACCACGCCGAAGGATACCATATCAGCCAGGGAATCGAGGTCTTTGCCGATGGGGGAGGAGACGTGCAGGACCCGCGCCAGCAAGCCGTCAAAAAAGTCGAAAACTGCGGCTAGCCCCACGAAGTACGCGGCCGTTTCCAGTTCGCCCGCGAAAATGTGGCAGAGGGCCAGGCAGCCGGAAAACAGATTAAGACAGGTAACGGCGTTAGGAAGATGTTTTTTCAAGGGAGAGGGGAAAGTATGCCTTGGAATACGCGGAGAAAAGCGCAGCAAAAGCTGCTTCTTACTTCAGAAATGGATTGGTGCGGCGCTCCTGGCCGATGGTGGTGGCCGGGCCGTGGCCGGGGTACACAACGGTTTCGTCGGGGAGGGTTAGCAACTGGCTTTTGATGCTGGCAATAAGAGTCGCATGGTCGCCGCCAGGCAAATCGGTGCGGCCAATGCTGCTTTGAAACAGCACGTCGCCCCCGATGACGGTGCTGCTTGGGGCATGGTAGAAAATTACGTGGCCTGGCGCGTGGCCCGGCGCAAATCGTACCTCCAGCTCTGTTTCTCCGAAGCGCAATGGCTCGCCGGGCGTCAGAAAGCCAGTTGGTTCAGCCGGAGTGTAGCGGGCAAAGCCGTAGCTGGGAGCGTAAGCCGGCACCGAGCGCAGGGTAGCCAAATCAGCCTCATGAATCAGAAACGGCACCTTATAAGTGTCCACCACAAACTGGTTACCGAAAACATGGTCGATGTGGCAGTGGGTATTCAGCAGCAACACCACCTGCAGGCCCTGCTTCTCAATAAAGCTACGCAGGGCTTCCTGCTCGGCCCGCTCGTAGCAGCCGGGGTCGATGATAACGCACTGGCCCGTGGCGTCGTGCAGTAAATAGGTGTTCTCAGAAAAGGCGTTGAAGGTAAAGCCAGAAACAGTCATGCGCAAAGGAAAAGGAGCCGGCCCGTAGCCAGGAATCAATTTAGGAGGGTAAGTTACGAGTCTTGCTGCGAATGAAAGGGTAGTGACCGGCCCCAGCCGTGCGCCAGGAGCGGATCAGTAATTGGCTCGTGAACCTGGCAGGCGCACCAGCCCTAGGTTGGGCTCGTAACGTACCGTGGCCTCTGGTAGTGTTCTGCGTTTCTCCCTTACCTTGCCCGTAATGACACGCGTTGATTATTTATTAGTGGGTTACGGCATTGCCGGGGCTACCCTGGCCGCGGAGTTGCGGGCGCGCGGCTACCAGGTGCTCGTGCTGGATACTTTTCAGCCAGATTCGGCCTCGCGGGTAGCGGCTGGCCTGATGAACCCGGTAGCTGGTAAGCGTTTTGCCCTGGCCTGGCGGGCCGACGAGCTCTTGCCCGCCGCGGCCGTATTTTACCAGGCTCAGGAGCAGCGGCTAGGCCAACGGTTTTTCTTTGAGCTCCCCATTCTGAAACTCTTTTCTTCGGTAGGAGAGCAAAACACCATCATTGCCCGCAGTGCCGACCAACCCTGGCAGGACTTCGTGGAGGACCCGGGCGCCGAACTGCCGGCCCGGCCGGGCGTGCGGCAGGCGCTAGGTGGCTTACGCATTCGGCGCGGGGGCTACGTGCGGGTGGAAGAACTGTTGAGTGCGCTGGCTGCGGAAGGAGAGCGGGAAGGGTGGCTGCGCCACGAAACTTTTGATTGGTCCCAGCTTGTTGCCCAGCCGGATGGTAGCCTTACCTACGCCGGCCGCGTGCAAGCCCAGCATGTGGTGTGTTGCGAAGGTGCGGCAGCCGTCCATAACCCGTATTTTCAGTGGCTACCGATAACTCCTAACCAAGGGGAGGTGCTGGATGTGGAATGCGCCGGGCTGCCGGAACTGGAGGTACTCAACAAAGGTGCCTATGTGGTGCCGCTCGGGGAGCATCGGTTTCGGGTGGGAGCTACCTACCGCTGGCCTCCGTTTGCCGAAGGCATAACGGCCGAAGCCCGCCAGGAACTCAGTCAGCGCCTCCACGACATGACCGACCAGTCGTTTCGGGTGACGGGGCAGCGGGCCGGCGTGCGGCCTGCCGTACGCGACCGGAAGCCGCTGCTCGGAACCCATCCGGCGCTGCCGAACGTACATATTTTCAACGGCTTGGGCTCCAAAGGGGTCATGATGGCTCCTCGCCTGGCCCAGGTGCTGGCCGATTGGCTGGAAAAAGGCATCGAACCCTGGCCCGAAGTCAATATTCGGCGGTATTTTACGTTATATTCTCCGGGCCCAGCTTCGGCCGGCCTGGCTACTCCTGCTCCCCGCTCCTAGCTTTCTCCTATGAAGCACATATCCTTACTTTCCCGGCGCCATGTTGGTCGTCCGGCTGGCGTGGTGGCCCTGC of Hymenobacter sublimis contains these proteins:
- a CDS encoding M16 family metallopeptidase, whose amino-acid sequence is MLDRKVAPPVQPLARVTLPAADVFSLLNGARLHVLRNDAQPVVRLQVVFKAGKWYEPAPGISLLTARMLLEGTRTRTARQIADEIAFYGASLECEQGFDRATLTLYCLTRHLPKLLPLVLDVLTEATFPDPELEQLKTRTIQNVRVERQKSSYLAAEQFSHNLFGPTYPYGVKFNENLFRLVTATQLRTFHQQRYQLSRSEIFLCGDVADADQKLIGELLGTVVLSSEVKPTLPAVVLAASTLAQDYVLLKGSLQSSLRIGKLWPALSHSQTHELQVLVKVLGGYFGSRLMRNIREDKGLTYGIYASVNPREHASSFVIGSDVNTTNTEAAIKEIHFELSRLQTERIPDDELQTVKNYMAGKFANELSTVFEQCDKYMNLVFHDLPTAYYSEFVERIQDVQSSSLLTLAQEYLSINSMIEVVSGPRE
- the porV gene encoding type IX secretion system outer membrane channel protein PorV; this translates as MTLTKLTLRSMLLPGLLGLAATAQAQDRVIPITTAVPILTVSPDSRSGAMGEVGAAISPDANSAYYNPGKLGFVRYQHSVSTSYTPWLAGVANDMGLAYLSGTTKIGERATLAANLMYFDLGEIQYRTSTGAANGTFNPKEYAVSVGYGQKLSEKFGVGINARYIRSNLTGGNIDSNPGNAVAVDLGAYYNTDLTIGAGEYSLAFGGAVSNIGNKITYTDPNRPDFLPTNLKLGTAITKELDAYNKITLAFDVNKLLVPSPYFEDEVPSTDPRIIAENVERANYGIVRGITSSFSDSPDGFKGELREINLSGGLEYTYNDLLMARVGYFYENPNSGGRQYLSLGAGVRYQVFGVDGAYLVPNSRANPLAQTLRVSLHFNFNELSEAFGSSGDTSN
- the porU gene encoding type IX secretion system sortase PorU — its product is MRFFTCWLLLLLGISMGGPPARAQATEQVVRARIAWTGTEPVVIRGQQRRVPSFRGAFFRLNEQVGTYQLRLPGTVTEGNLRETVYEPVPAADARQLDLAALPTTPTTGLVTGLEQRQPVTLLALQPLRRNPQTGQAEKLVSFTYAYSRNANAQRPAAGTRTYARSSVLSQGDWFKIGVPGSGIYKLDKKALASLGLNVQALDPARLRLYGNAMGTLPQASQTFRPDDLAENPIRFVGDANATLDDNEYFLFYARGPHTWTRAGGAARFQHHLNPYTDTAYYFLTVGNTAGRRVAAAPAVTGSATARITTFTERQFYELELVNLAKSGRVWLGEQFSTSDQKSFSFTVPDLVAGTTVQVTASVAASSAAATFFQSSLNGQSATTQVVPGYYCTGGLGCYPEVANTNLTTLSYVVPASVPAAIKVDLTYNGSNDPAARGYLDYLELNARRQLRFAGSQLEFRSLENIAPGAISQYELANATGVTIWDVSNPRRPAEVVAPSGSFLARTDTVREFVAFSGSNFPAPRNFGRVANQNLHALNLDSKLELVVLTHPAFLAQANRLAAHRAAHDGLTTQVVTTNQVYNEFGSGGQDVTAIRDFMKMVYDRAPAGKRQYLLLFGDASYDYKADPTNQADQLPTWWKNRLPANADKINQNFVPVYESVESFDQIMGARPGSQGITYSSDDYYGLLDDTEGSWAPNSNNELLDIGVGRLPVRTTDQARLVVDKLLAYDSPVSYGKWRNRLSFVADDGDNNLFTTYTEQLTNPLDTLATAQGYNVYKHYLDMYPQVIVAAGQRSPAAEQSIDEAFEQGSLLINYIGHGGPKGWAEEQILTNSSVLRLRNSNRLSFLFTGTCDFSTYDNPEFTSAGEQSLTDIAGGAIGLFTTTRVVYADRNQNMAVEFFRDLFTPLANGNMPRIGDICQATKNAAVSGDNNRNYALLGDPSMRLAYPEQEAVVTEVNGKSASLAQLDTLKALRQVEIKGEIRRAGQRNARFAGTAQVQIFEKKSTVMTLGNEAGDKPTPIAVRENVLYDGPATVSNGQFKLQFVVPKDINYQVGLGKISLYAADPTARTDAHGQRFIPVGDAAQLAYRDTIPPRIQLFMDNETSFVFGGLTGTTTTLIGNLRDASGINTAGTGIGHDLTATLDGDPSKVTILNEFYTAKVDSFQAGQVKYLFKDLSPGPHELRVKAWDTWNNSAERAIEFIAAPTEKLALQHVLNYPNPFASATTFHFDHNRQGEELEVQVQIFTVSGKLVRTLQASALSSGPHVASISWDGRDEYQDQLARGVYVYRVSVRSPRDGSTASKFEKLVLLN
- the pssA gene encoding CDP-diacylglycerol--serine O-phosphatidyltransferase, whose amino-acid sequence is MKKHLPNAVTCLNLFSGCLALCHIFAGELETAAYFVGLAAVFDFFDGLLARVLHVSSPIGKDLDSLADMVSFGVVPGAFLFDLLRQAGADLPTWLPYVGFLVTVFSALRLAKFNNDTRQSDSFIGLPTPACTLVVASLPLIMAHDDLGITKLILNPWLLLALTVILSGLLVAELPLFALKFKSFRWQDNQVRFIFLLLSVGLLLVLGAAAIPLIILLYVLLSLLTRAKTA
- a CDS encoding MBL fold metallo-hydrolase → MTVSGFTFNAFSENTYLLHDATGQCVIIDPGCYERAEQEALRSFIEKQGLQVVLLLNTHCHIDHVFGNQFVVDTYKVPFLIHEADLATLRSVPAYAPSYGFARYTPAEPTGFLTPGEPLRFGETELEVRFAPGHAPGHVIFYHAPSSTVIGGDVLFQSSIGRTDLPGGDHATLIASIKSQLLTLPDETVVYPGHGPATTIGQERRTNPFLK
- a CDS encoding NAD(P)/FAD-dependent oxidoreductase, encoding MTRVDYLLVGYGIAGATLAAELRARGYQVLVLDTFQPDSASRVAAGLMNPVAGKRFALAWRADELLPAAAVFYQAQEQRLGQRFFFELPILKLFSSVGEQNTIIARSADQPWQDFVEDPGAELPARPGVRQALGGLRIRRGGYVRVEELLSALAAEGEREGWLRHETFDWSQLVAQPDGSLTYAGRVQAQHVVCCEGAAAVHNPYFQWLPITPNQGEVLDVECAGLPELEVLNKGAYVVPLGEHRFRVGATYRWPPFAEGITAEARQELSQRLHDMTDQSFRVTGQRAGVRPAVRDRKPLLGTHPALPNVHIFNGLGSKGVMMAPRLAQVLADWLEKGIEPWPEVNIRRYFTLYSPGPASAGLATPAPRS